Below is a window of Fibrobacter sp. UWB11 DNA.
ATGCTCTGTAAACCGAATGAAAAGAGTGGACGAAAGATGTTGGCTGTAATTCTTGAAGGTGGAAATTTTGGCTTTTATGCAGCGGAGCGGTTGAAAGACTCTTCGATGAACGTTTTGCTGCGTTGGTTAAAACATCGATTGTTTTTTGTACGGAAAATGTGGTATTCCCCGTTTGAGGTCTTGTGCAGAGAACTTGATTATTGGTTTCACTTTATCAAGACGATTGGTTTAAGAATTAAGACTCGTCGATTCTCTCTATGGAGTATGTACCATAACAAAGCTAATTCTGATCGAAGAAAATCGCTCTGTGAAAAATAAAGATGTTCTGCCGGTGTTTCAAAAAAATGCTTTGAGCCTTTGCTTTTGAAACGTTTGCGTGTTATTTTTTGAATAGGTGGGGAGCTTTTTTGAGCTGATTTCGGCTCTTTGGGGATGTTTGATGCGAATTTCCTTTTTTGGCACGCGGTTTGCTTTTAAACTGGGGAAAAAAGAAAAAGCGAGGATAAAATGTCCGATTTTACTAATGATGCAGAAAAGGTTTTGGCAAAAGCGCAGAGTTTGCGCGACCGCTGTTCGCATTCCTACTTGGGTGCGGCTCATTTGGCGGTGGGCCTCGTTGAAGGTCCCGATGCAACCTTGAAGAAACTTTATAAATCTAAAGGCGTAAAGACCTCGGAACTCCGTGGCCGTTTGGAACCGTTTGTCCAGAAAATCCCGCGCATGGAAGGCGTGAACCCGGATGTAGAACCGGATTCTGACTTGAACCGCATTTTGCGTGCGGCTGTGCAGGCGGCGCGTCAGGTGAGCCGTATGGTGACGCCGGGCGATTTGCTCGTGGCTTTGATGAAGTTCTCGGGCGACCGCGGACTGGCGAAAGTTTTTGAAGATGCGCTTGGTTCGACCGAAGTGGTGGAAACTTGGCTTTCGGACCCGTTTGCGGGAGCCGCGAACGCCGAGGAACAGTCTCCGCTGAAACTCTACGGTCGTGAACTCGTGGAAATGGCGGCTGATGGAAAGCTCTCGCCGGTGATTGGCCGTGAAGAAGAAATCCGCCGTGTGATTTTGATTTTGAGCCGTAAGACAAAGAACAACCCTTGCTTGGTCGGTGAACCGGGTGTGGGTAAGACCGCTATTGTCGAAGGCCTTGCCGAACGTATTTACCGCGGCGACGTGCCAGATGCGTTGAAGGGCAAAAAGGTCTTTGCGCTTGATTTGTCCGCATTGATGGCGGGTGCAAAATACCGTGGCGACTTTGAAGAACGTCTCAAATCTGTGATTGACGCTATTGAAGAAGATGGCAATACGCTTATGTTCATCGATGAACTCCACAACATTGTGGGGGCGGGCAAGACCGAAGGATCCATGGACTTGGGCAATATGCTCAAGCCGAAGCTCGCTCGTGGTGAACTCCACTGCATTGGCGCAACGACAACGCAGGAATACCGCAAGTACATCGAAAAGGATTCCGCTTTGGAACGTCGTTTCCAGCCGGTGCAGGTCTCGGAACCGAGCGAAGACGAAGCTATTTCTATCTTGCGTGGCATTAAGGATGGCTTTGATGCGCACCACGGTGTGCGTCTGCACGACAACGCGCTCGTGGCAGCTGTGAAACTTTCGAACCGTTACATCAGTGATAGGTTCCTCCCGGATAAAGCAATCGACTTGATTGACGAGGCTGCAAGCCTTGTGAAAACGCAGATGGACACGGTCCCGGAAGCACTCGATACCTTGCAGCGTAAGGAACTCCAGATGAAAATCGAGGAGCAGGCCTTGGCTAAGGAAACGGACGAAGCAAGCGTCAAGCGCTTGAAAGAGCTCCGTGAAGACTTGGCTGTGACGGATGCTGCGGTCAAGCAGATGCAGGAACGCTGGCAAGACCGCCGCGCTGCATTTGCCGAAGTGCAGGACTTGAAGAAATCCTTGAAGGCTGCAAAGGACGAGATGGAACAGGCGGAAGCCCGTTACGACTTGAACCGAGCTGCAGAACTCAAGTACAACAAGATTGTGAACATCGAAAAGGAACTGGCTCAAAAGACTGAAGCGCTCCGCAAGAGTGCTGAAGAAGGCGGCTTGAGCGAAGAAGTGACCGAAGAGACGATTGCCCTTGTGGTGAGCCGTTGGACGGGCATTCCGGTGACAAAGCTTTGCGAAGGCGAAAAGGCAAAGTTGTTGCACTTGGACGAACGTTTGCATGCCCGTGTGATTGGTCAGGACGAAGCTGTCGAAGCCGTGTCCGAAGCCATTCTCCGTAACCGTAGCGGTCTTTCTCGTGAAAATGCGCCGATTGGAAGTTTCCTCTTCTTGGGCCCGACGGGCGTGGGTAAGACGGAACTTGCAAAGGCTTTGGCTGTGGAACTTTTCGATAGCGAAAACGCGCTTGTCCGTATCGACATGAGCGAATACATGGAAAAGCATAGCGTAAGCCGTTTGATCGGTGCTCCTCCGGGATACGTGGGTTACGAAGAAGGTGGCCAGCTGACTGAAGCTGTTCGTACACATCCGTATTGCGTGATTTTGCTCGACGAAATCGAGAAGGCGCACCCGGACGTGTTCAATACGCTGCTGCAGGTGCTTGATGACGGTCGTTTGACGGACGGCAAGGGCCGTACGGTGAACTTCAAGAACACCTTGATTTTGATGACCTCGAACTTGGGTGCCGAGAAGTTCCGCTTGAGTGCGGCTAGCGCCAAGAACGGTGAACCGCCGCAGGTTGCGCTTGCGGATGTCGAAGCCGACTTGCATGCATTCTTCCGCCCGGAATTCTTGAACCGTTTGGACGAAGTGCTTGTATTCCAGAGCCTCTCGAAGAAGCAGATTCGCGAAATCGTGAAACTCAAATTTGCGGATTTGGCGAACCGCGCTGCCCGTCAGGACTTGGTGCTTACGCTTTCGGATGCGGCACTTGATGCGATTGCGGAAGGTGCTTACCAGCCGGAATTCGGTGCACGCCCGATACAACGTTATATAGAACGTAACATTGAACGCCCGTTGAGCCACGCGATACTTTCGGGTACCGTGAGTGCGGCAAAGCCTGCTGTGGTGGACTACAAGGACGGAATGTTTGTAGTGAAATAATAGGCGTTAAAGCGCTGTCATAACGTAAAGAGCAATGGTTTTTATATCATTGTTCTTTTCTTGCATTACGCCCACGTCAAAGTCAATGCGAATGTGGGTTCCGCCGAATGTCAGCTCAAATTTCGGGATGATATCGACCATAAAGTCTTGGCGGAGATTGCCTATGCTGGCCGAAGAGTTGATTTCAAGGAAGATGCGGAACATTTGTCCGAAAACGAGAGTCGGTATCATTGCTCCAGAAAACTTGACATAGCCTTCTTCGCCGTTGTACTTTGTAGCCCCGTCGAGGAATCCTGCGCGAAGTTCATAGTAGTTGGCAAAGCATTTTGCAATGAACTGTTGTGTTCCTACGGTGAATACGATTGCGCTTGCACTGATGTCGCTCAAGTCCAAGTATCCATCAAAAGCAAGGAAAGAACTTGGTTTGTAACGGTAACGGACACCAAGGTCTAGGGCAGTCCTTGTTTCGTTTAATTGATTGTACGTGTTGATATCGAGCTTTGCGCCGACGTCAAATTGCTTGTTGAGTCGGGTCGTAAAGTTGATGGGGAAGAGTACGTTTGAGTTGAAGGGACTACGGATGCCGATGCCGAGCCCGATCTTTGGCGATGGGCGACTTTCGGGACCGAAGGTGTACCGCATGTCCCACATGTGGTCGAGTGCAAAAGCGTTTGTTGCTAAAAAGGCAAATAGTAGGCAAAGAAAGTGCTTCATGTTCATCAAAGTTAGATAAATCCGCTGGTAAAAGCTAAATTTACATGCGTTAAAATGGAGGTATTTGTGGTCGATCCGCGTCCAGAACTTTCTAAACTTTCCGATTATGTCCCTGGCAAGTCCATCGACGAAATTCGTGAACGTTATGGTCTTAAGAATGTTGTAAAACTCGCGTCTAACGAGAACCCGCTGGGCGCTTCTCCGAAGGCGGTGGAAGCGTTTCATGAAATTGCAAATTCCTTGCACTTGTACCCGCGTGGTGATGCTCCAAAGCTTATTGACGATATTGCCAAAAGATTTGGCGTGAACAAGAATCAGGTTGTTATTGGTAACGGTTCTGATGAAATCATCGACATGGTGGGTAAGGCTTTTATCCGTCAGGGTGATAATTGCGTAGGCATTACGCCGACGTTCTCCGTGTACAAGTTTACGACGCTTTCGAACGGAGCCGATTTTATTGGCGTGGGTGAAGGTGAAGAAAAAGCTAGCCTTGATAAGCTTGCTGCAGCTATCAATGAAAAGACGCGCGTGGCTTTCATTTGCAACCCGAACAACCCGACCGGTCACTATTACACCGAAGCTGAAATCCGCAGCTTCCTTGCGAAAGTGCCGTCGAACGTTCTCGTGTTCTTGGACGAAGCTTATGCTGAATTTGCAACGGCTGCTGATTATCCGAAGATGGCTCCGCTGCTTTCGGAATACCCGAACTTGTTCCTCAACCGCACTTTCAGTAAGATTTACGGTTTGGCTGGGCTCCGTGTGGGTTATGCCATTGCAAATGCTGAAGTTGTCCGTCACATGTGGAAAATCAAGCCGCCGTTTGACGTGAACCAAGCCGCTCAGGTGGCCGCTGTGGCAGCTCTTGCCGATACCGCTCACGTTGAAGCGACACGCAAGAACAACGCGGTTGGCTTTGAGTATTTGAACCGTGAACTTAGTGCGCTTGGTTTCAAGGTGCTTCCGACGCAGGCAAACTTTATTTGTGTAAATGTCGGCCCAAAGGCTCGCGACTTGGTCGCTTTCTTGGAACAGAACGGCATGATTGTTCGCGGTCTTACGAGTTTTGGCATGCCGGAACATATCCGTATCACGGTGGGCAAGCCTGAAGAAAACGAACTCCTTGTTTCGCTTGTCAAGAAGTGGGTTGGCTAGGAGCTTACTATGGAAAATCGCGAAATTGCAAAGGCCGGTGTCGCTCCCGAGAATCTGGAACTTTTGAAGATTGCGCTCAAGACGGCGGAACTTGCCGAAGAGAACATCCTTAAGTTTTACCAGAACGATGTGGGCGTCGAATGGAAGGCTGACAAGACTCCCGTGACGATTGCGGACAAGGGAACGGAAGAACTCGCCCGCAAATTCTGGGCGAAGGAAACGCCTGGCTTTGGCGTCATTGGCGAAGAATTCGGCATTGAAAGCCCGGATGCGGAATACCAGTGGGTGATTGACCCGATTGACGGCACTAAATCGTTTATCCACGGTGTGCCTTTGTTCGGAACGCTAATTGGTCTTTACCACAAGAACGTTCCGATTGCAAGCGTGATTCGCTTACCTGCAATGAAAAGCGCTGTGTGGGCGGTGAATGGCGGCGGCGCATTCTTGGATGGCCGTGAAGTTCGCGCTTCGAAGGTATCGCAGTTGAGTGATGCGCTTGTGCTTTCGGGAACGGTCAATACAATGGAAGACAAGGGCTTTGGCGAAGGCTTTACGAAACTCCGCCGCAGTGCTCGCTTGCATCGCGGTTGGGGCGATTGCTACGGCTATTACCTTGTGGTTGCAGGCCGTGCCGAAATTATGGTGGATCCGGTCGTTTCGCTGTGGGACATTGCTCCGTTCCCGCTCTTGATGAAGGAAGCGGGTGGCAAGTTCAGTACCATCGATGGCAAGACGGAACTCTTCGACGCAAACGGTAAGCCAACGGCTCCGATTTACGAAGGCTTCACAAGCATTGCGACGAACGGGCTCTTGCACAATGTTGCACTCGATTGCTTGAAAAAGTAGGCGATCACGAGAGGGTGGTGCCCGCTTTCGCGGGCATGACAAGCTGTTTACCACATTGTTGTATAGCTTATAGAATCAGGGACGAACGTGAACGTTATCGTCCCTTTTTTTGCTGTGTTGATGTAGGGAATGTTTAGCGAGTCGAGGCGGTCGGTGACTTGCTTGTGCGGGTGACGGAATTTGTTCTTGCGACCGCTTGGGATGATGGCATACGTGGGGGAGACGGCGTTCAAGAACGGTACGCTGCTAGACGTTTTGGAACCATGGTGTCCGAGTTTCAGCACATCGCTTTTCAGATAAGCGTCTGTCTTCATGATTTCTTTTTCGCCTTTGATGGTGAGGTCTCCGGTGAGGACTGCTGAATGCCCAAGCCCCTTGAGCCGAAGCGTGATGCTTCCTTCGTTCGCTTCGACGCAAACGTCGTTTCGCG
It encodes the following:
- a CDS encoding ATP-dependent Clp protease ATP-binding subunit, translating into MSDFTNDAEKVLAKAQSLRDRCSHSYLGAAHLAVGLVEGPDATLKKLYKSKGVKTSELRGRLEPFVQKIPRMEGVNPDVEPDSDLNRILRAAVQAARQVSRMVTPGDLLVALMKFSGDRGLAKVFEDALGSTEVVETWLSDPFAGAANAEEQSPLKLYGRELVEMAADGKLSPVIGREEEIRRVILILSRKTKNNPCLVGEPGVGKTAIVEGLAERIYRGDVPDALKGKKVFALDLSALMAGAKYRGDFEERLKSVIDAIEEDGNTLMFIDELHNIVGAGKTEGSMDLGNMLKPKLARGELHCIGATTTQEYRKYIEKDSALERRFQPVQVSEPSEDEAISILRGIKDGFDAHHGVRLHDNALVAAVKLSNRYISDRFLPDKAIDLIDEAASLVKTQMDTVPEALDTLQRKELQMKIEEQALAKETDEASVKRLKELREDLAVTDAAVKQMQERWQDRRAAFAEVQDLKKSLKAAKDEMEQAEARYDLNRAAELKYNKIVNIEKELAQKTEALRKSAEEGGLSEEVTEETIALVVSRWTGIPVTKLCEGEKAKLLHLDERLHARVIGQDEAVEAVSEAILRNRSGLSRENAPIGSFLFLGPTGVGKTELAKALAVELFDSENALVRIDMSEYMEKHSVSRLIGAPPGYVGYEEGGQLTEAVRTHPYCVILLDEIEKAHPDVFNTLLQVLDDGRLTDGKGRTVNFKNTLILMTSNLGAEKFRLSAASAKNGEPPQVALADVEADLHAFFRPEFLNRLDEVLVFQSLSKKQIREIVKLKFADLANRAARQDLVLTLSDAALDAIAEGAYQPEFGARPIQRYIERNIERPLSHAILSGTVSAAKPAVVDYKDGMFVVK
- the hisC gene encoding histidinol-phosphate transaminase, which codes for MEVFVVDPRPELSKLSDYVPGKSIDEIRERYGLKNVVKLASNENPLGASPKAVEAFHEIANSLHLYPRGDAPKLIDDIAKRFGVNKNQVVIGNGSDEIIDMVGKAFIRQGDNCVGITPTFSVYKFTTLSNGADFIGVGEGEEKASLDKLAAAINEKTRVAFICNPNNPTGHYYTEAEIRSFLAKVPSNVLVFLDEAYAEFATAADYPKMAPLLSEYPNLFLNRTFSKIYGLAGLRVGYAIANAEVVRHMWKIKPPFDVNQAAQVAAVAALADTAHVEATRKNNAVGFEYLNRELSALGFKVLPTQANFICVNVGPKARDLVAFLEQNGMIVRGLTSFGMPEHIRITVGKPEENELLVSLVKKWVG
- the hisN gene encoding histidinol-phosphatase, which translates into the protein MENREIAKAGVAPENLELLKIALKTAELAEENILKFYQNDVGVEWKADKTPVTIADKGTEELARKFWAKETPGFGVIGEEFGIESPDAEYQWVIDPIDGTKSFIHGVPLFGTLIGLYHKNVPIASVIRLPAMKSAVWAVNGGGAFLDGREVRASKVSQLSDALVLSGTVNTMEDKGFGEGFTKLRRSARLHRGWGDCYGYYLVVAGRAEIMVDPVVSLWDIAPFPLLMKEAGGKFSTIDGKTELFDANGKPTAPIYEGFTSIATNGLLHNVALDCLKK